One genomic window of Eggerthella timonensis includes the following:
- a CDS encoding molybdopterin-containing oxidoreductase family protein, whose translation MNSSVTRRTFLKGSAATAALAATGAGVCSLGAWQAESAHAEGSYERKEGASLCNGCSSKCGLVATTLGGQLFTLRGSDEHPYAKGTICGRGHGVAQIAYSDERLTQPMRRAADGSFEAIDWDTAFSEIGAKVKDILAKNGPEALAIVQDPRPSGKEYSKRFINALGSANIYTHGAACNSSKEAGFAQTIGTGNFSVDFGSSKMVVFIGRSYGDGIRPSSVQSLAAAADKGTRVVIVDPRLNNTGIFATDWVSIKPGTDLAFLLGICNVLIEEDLYDHEFVEQSTVGFEEFAAQAKEYTPAWAEQQCGVPAATIEEIARALAKAAPAAAVEASWRAAFGCAHQNSFDTARAVTAVNALLGSWGAKGGALLTSSPKAGDIDKQKFPSAPKPEAKRVGDKEYPLAPSGMGSNLAVLQAALDGEMKGVFFYNSNAVQGYAQPKVWREGLDKADLVVTIDVQMSETALASDYVLPECTYLERMELPEFIGGKKHYVAMRTQVLEPIHPETKPCDEIFAGLAEACGVGQYFPFTVEELAAAQLETVGVSLDELKEKGIVELPDPGFEYKTPKFKTPTEKFQFMSEAVGEAGLNPVIGWTPRLVEPKQGEFFLVGGKQGIHSHTMTQNVATMNAISREYGLERAWISAQDAAELNIADGDLIEIASSEHTGQVAARVTQRMRPGVVFLPTHYGGSSPYQSRAYEFGLNMTDFVPFHMEPGTGATMSQEVAVTVRKVEA comes from the coding sequence ATGAACTCATCCGTAACACGGCGGACGTTCCTCAAGGGGTCTGCGGCCACCGCGGCGCTGGCCGCGACGGGCGCGGGCGTGTGCTCCCTCGGCGCATGGCAGGCCGAGTCGGCCCATGCCGAGGGATCGTACGAGCGCAAGGAGGGCGCGTCGCTCTGCAACGGCTGCTCCAGCAAGTGCGGCCTCGTGGCCACCACGCTCGGCGGCCAGCTGTTCACGCTGCGCGGCAGCGACGAGCATCCCTACGCCAAGGGCACTATCTGCGGTCGCGGCCACGGCGTGGCGCAGATCGCCTATTCCGACGAGCGTCTGACCCAGCCCATGCGCCGCGCGGCTGACGGCTCGTTCGAGGCCATCGACTGGGACACCGCGTTCTCCGAGATCGGCGCGAAGGTAAAGGACATCCTGGCCAAGAACGGCCCCGAAGCCCTGGCCATCGTGCAGGACCCGCGCCCCTCGGGCAAGGAGTACTCCAAGCGCTTCATCAACGCGCTCGGCTCCGCCAACATCTACACGCACGGCGCGGCCTGCAACTCCTCGAAGGAGGCCGGCTTCGCGCAGACCATCGGCACGGGCAACTTCTCCGTCGACTTCGGCAGCTCCAAGATGGTCGTGTTCATCGGTCGCAGCTACGGCGACGGCATCCGCCCCTCGTCGGTGCAGAGCCTGGCCGCTGCGGCTGACAAGGGCACGCGCGTCGTCATCGTGGACCCGCGCCTCAACAACACGGGCATCTTCGCCACCGATTGGGTGTCCATCAAGCCCGGCACCGACCTGGCGTTCTTGCTGGGCATCTGCAACGTGCTCATCGAAGAAGACCTCTACGATCACGAGTTCGTCGAGCAGAGCACCGTGGGCTTCGAGGAGTTCGCGGCGCAGGCCAAGGAGTACACTCCGGCGTGGGCCGAGCAGCAGTGCGGCGTGCCGGCGGCCACCATCGAGGAGATCGCCCGGGCGCTCGCCAAGGCCGCCCCTGCGGCCGCTGTCGAGGCTTCGTGGCGCGCGGCGTTCGGCTGCGCGCACCAGAACTCGTTCGACACTGCCCGCGCGGTGACGGCGGTGAACGCGCTTCTGGGCAGCTGGGGCGCGAAGGGCGGCGCGCTGCTCACGTCCTCGCCGAAGGCGGGCGACATCGACAAGCAGAAGTTCCCCTCCGCTCCGAAGCCCGAGGCCAAGCGCGTGGGCGACAAAGAGTACCCGCTCGCTCCCAGCGGCATGGGTTCGAACCTGGCCGTGCTGCAGGCTGCGCTCGACGGCGAAATGAAGGGCGTGTTCTTCTACAACTCCAACGCCGTGCAGGGCTACGCCCAGCCGAAGGTGTGGCGCGAGGGCCTCGATAAGGCCGACCTCGTGGTCACCATCGACGTGCAGATGTCCGAGACGGCGCTCGCGTCCGACTACGTGCTGCCCGAGTGCACCTACCTCGAGCGCATGGAGCTGCCCGAGTTCATCGGCGGCAAGAAGCATTACGTGGCCATGCGCACCCAGGTGCTCGAGCCCATCCATCCCGAGACGAAGCCGTGCGACGAGATCTTCGCCGGGTTGGCCGAGGCGTGCGGCGTGGGCCAGTACTTCCCCTTCACGGTGGAGGAGCTTGCCGCCGCGCAGCTGGAGACGGTGGGCGTGAGCCTCGACGAGCTCAAGGAGAAGGGCATCGTGGAGCTTCCCGATCCCGGCTTCGAGTACAAGACGCCGAAGTTCAAGACCCCGACGGAGAAGTTCCAGTTCATGTCCGAGGCGGTTGGCGAGGCCGGCCTCAACCCGGTCATCGGCTGGACACCGCGCCTCGTGGAGCCCAAGCAGGGCGAGTTCTTCCTGGTGGGCGGCAAGCAGGGCATCCACTCGCACACGATGACCCAGAACGTGGCCACGATGAACGCTATCTCGCGCGAGTACGGCTTGGAGCGCGCGTGGATCTCGGCGCAGGATGCGGCCGAGCTGAACATCGCCGACGGCGACCTGATCGAGATCGCGTCGAGCGAGCATACCGGCCAGGTGGCCGCGCGCGTGACGCAGCGCATGCGCCCGGGCGTGGTGTTCCTGCCCACGCACTACGGCGGATCGTCGCCGTACCAGAGCCGCGCGTACGAGTTCGGCTTGAACATGACCGATTTCGTGCCGTTCCACATGGAGCCCGGCACGGGTGCCACCATGAGCCAGGAAGTGGCCGTCACGGTGAGGAAGGTGGAGGCGTAA
- a CDS encoding 4Fe-4S dicluster domain-containing protein translates to MTRYGMLINTKKCVGCYACRMACQMINKLEPEEAFISYQEIEQGTYPSVYAETVPVQCMHCVDAPCQQVCPTHATYTTESGVVLVDEEKCIGCKYCMAACPYGVRIQIEKTGVIEKCRFCWYEGEPGNPPACVGTCISGARVFGDLDDPDSDISREIARTNAQPLAGDLTESKIYYVR, encoded by the coding sequence ATGACCCGCTACGGAATGCTCATCAACACCAAGAAGTGCGTGGGCTGCTACGCCTGCCGCATGGCGTGCCAGATGATCAACAAGCTGGAGCCCGAAGAGGCGTTCATCAGCTACCAGGAGATCGAGCAGGGAACCTATCCCAGCGTGTACGCCGAGACCGTGCCCGTGCAGTGCATGCACTGCGTGGACGCCCCCTGCCAGCAGGTGTGCCCGACGCACGCCACCTACACCACCGAATCCGGCGTGGTGTTGGTCGACGAGGAGAAGTGCATCGGCTGCAAGTACTGCATGGCGGCGTGCCCCTACGGCGTGCGCATCCAGATCGAGAAGACCGGCGTCATCGAGAAGTGCCGCTTCTGCTGGTACGAAGGCGAGCCGGGCAACCCGCCGGCGTGCGTGGGCACCTGCATCTCCGGTGCGCGTGTGTTCGGCGACCTCGACGATCCCGACAGCGACATCTCGCGCGAGATCGCCCGCACGAACGCCCAGCCTCTCGCGGGCGACCTGACCGAATCCAAGATCTACTACGTGAGGTGA
- the nrfD gene encoding NrfD/PsrC family molybdoenzyme membrane anchor subunit, translating to MVWGPMIAWYLFLAGASAGAFLTSAFVEAKYPDSVKMRVAGRIIAPVFLGIGLVMLMLDAEAGLHNPLRFFWLIANPGSVMTLGVYFICVFMPVSLVSALLEILKKRVPKWLTWIGIVFAFAVAAYTGFLLGVVKAFPLWNNAILPILFVVSALSAGLAATSLVGLIVDRERFEQMWLIKKSHVILSAIEIVVLATMLIIVSAGSVEGAASVQALLVGQYAPAFWGGLVLLGLVAPFIIEGYPVFITKRVETSMTSMVVSVIGEAGVLVGGFVLRLLVILAALPVMYL from the coding sequence ATGGTTTGGGGACCTATGATCGCATGGTACCTGTTTCTGGCCGGCGCGTCGGCAGGTGCCTTCTTGACCTCGGCTTTCGTCGAGGCGAAGTATCCCGATAGCGTGAAGATGCGCGTGGCCGGCCGCATCATCGCCCCGGTTTTTCTGGGCATCGGCCTGGTCATGCTCATGCTTGACGCGGAAGCCGGCCTGCACAACCCGCTGCGCTTCTTCTGGCTGATCGCGAACCCCGGCTCCGTCATGACGCTGGGCGTGTACTTCATCTGCGTCTTCATGCCGGTGTCGCTCGTGTCGGCGCTGCTCGAGATCCTGAAGAAGCGCGTGCCGAAGTGGCTCACGTGGATCGGCATCGTGTTCGCGTTCGCGGTGGCGGCCTACACCGGCTTCCTGCTGGGCGTGGTGAAGGCCTTCCCGCTGTGGAACAACGCCATCCTGCCCATCCTGTTCGTGGTGTCGGCGCTGTCGGCGGGCCTCGCGGCCACGTCGCTCGTGGGCCTCATTGTGGATCGCGAGCGCTTCGAGCAGATGTGGCTCATCAAGAAGTCGCACGTCATCCTGTCGGCCATCGAGATCGTGGTGCTCGCGACGATGCTCATCATCGTGAGCGCGGGCAGCGTCGAAGGCGCCGCGTCGGTGCAGGCGCTGCTGGTGGGCCAGTACGCTCCGGCGTTCTGGGGCGGCCTCGTGCTCTTGGGCCTCGTGGCTCCGTTCATCATCGAGGGCTACCCGGTGTTCATCACGAAGCGCGTCGAGACGTCTATGACGTCGATGGTGGTCAGCGTCATCGGCGAGGCCGGCGTGTTGGTGGGCGGCTTCGTGCTGCGCCTGCTGGTCATCCTGGCCGCGCTGCCGGTGATGTACCTGTAG
- a CDS encoding helix-turn-helix transcriptional regulator — MSTRLAVARDRRSMRMVWKTLRFRHVGLAFFWACSMLTFRSSILLQGPANTPELETLVVLVSFIANMTTLFAIAAFMERDPRTFDRLPGWLFCAFIVAGLLVIDVAGRSSSEGAMMALLVGGSVLAGIGYGYYWGSWAEYLGRMHPSRTSFYVPVAFLLTAALFLIISLSAEYESVPPLALMLPLPILSLVCLRRCHAEVPDGRYARTVDSKRYLTALASLVSLIVASLVLSLLFGLVWEMTVLSVGSVNEAHQAPLVANLAVAVCLIGLVLYAHKRMDLALAFRVIVPVIVILFAVLPFFWETSPVALNVIMSASYGVFDVIIWYMVVSTAYDFAVSGFVIGGLVRALSILARLLGIGIGYLLMLIPGSPSLLIVGVSVGAVYVLAMLGLFYRTRRRGAPIVATEEPDAEPAAPAVPTATEPAAAPEPAPLAQPDAEAIDEPATASPLSEEAAFEMIAEDFSLTRREAELLPFIARGRSARVIADALFVSENTIRTHTRRILEKTDLHSKQQVIDLIEKYR; from the coding sequence GTGAGCACACGGCTGGCGGTTGCGCGCGACCGGCGCAGCATGCGCATGGTTTGGAAAACGTTGCGATTCCGTCACGTCGGCCTCGCTTTTTTCTGGGCATGCAGCATGCTCACCTTCCGCAGCTCCATCCTGCTGCAGGGGCCCGCGAACACGCCGGAGCTCGAAACGCTCGTCGTGCTCGTCTCGTTCATCGCGAACATGACCACCCTGTTCGCCATCGCCGCGTTCATGGAGCGCGACCCCCGCACGTTCGACCGCTTGCCCGGCTGGCTGTTCTGCGCGTTCATCGTCGCCGGCCTCTTGGTCATCGACGTTGCGGGACGCAGCAGCTCGGAAGGCGCGATGATGGCGCTGCTCGTGGGCGGCTCGGTGCTGGCCGGCATCGGCTACGGCTACTATTGGGGGAGCTGGGCGGAATACCTCGGCCGCATGCACCCCTCGCGCACGTCGTTCTACGTGCCCGTGGCGTTCCTTCTCACCGCAGCGCTGTTCCTGATCATCTCGCTCTCGGCCGAATACGAGAGCGTTCCGCCGCTCGCGCTCATGCTGCCGCTGCCCATCCTGTCGCTCGTCTGCCTGCGACGCTGCCATGCGGAGGTGCCCGACGGTCGCTACGCGCGCACGGTTGACTCGAAGCGCTATCTGACGGCGCTCGCCTCGCTCGTCTCGCTCATCGTGGCGAGTCTCGTGCTGTCGTTGCTGTTCGGCCTCGTGTGGGAGATGACGGTGCTGTCGGTGGGGTCGGTGAACGAAGCGCATCAGGCGCCGCTCGTGGCGAACCTCGCCGTGGCCGTATGCCTGATCGGGCTCGTGCTGTACGCGCACAAGCGGATGGATCTGGCGCTGGCCTTCCGCGTCATCGTGCCCGTGATCGTCATCCTGTTCGCGGTGCTGCCGTTTTTCTGGGAGACGAGCCCCGTGGCGCTCAACGTCATCATGAGCGCGAGCTACGGGGTGTTCGACGTGATCATCTGGTACATGGTGGTGTCGACCGCTTACGACTTCGCCGTGTCGGGCTTCGTCATCGGCGGGCTCGTGCGGGCGCTGTCCATCCTGGCGCGGCTGCTGGGCATCGGCATCGGCTATCTGCTCATGCTCATCCCGGGAAGCCCGTCGCTTTTGATCGTGGGCGTATCGGTGGGTGCGGTGTACGTGCTGGCCATGCTGGGGCTGTTCTACCGCACGCGACGCCGAGGCGCGCCGATCGTCGCGACGGAGGAGCCGGACGCCGAGCCGGCCGCACCGGCGGTGCCGACCGCGACCGAGCCCGCCGCGGCGCCTGAGCCAGCGCCCTTGGCGCAACCCGATGCGGAGGCTATCGACGAGCCTGCGACCGCGTCTCCCCTGAGCGAGGAGGCCGCGTTCGAGATGATCGCCGAGGACTTCAGCCTCACGCGCCGCGAAGCCGAGCTGCTCCCCTTCATCGCGCGCGGGCGCTCGGCGCGCGTCATCGCCGACGCGCTGTTCGTGTCCGAGAACACAATCCGCACCCACACCCGCCGCATCCTCGAGAAGACCGACCTGCACTCCAAGCAGCAGGTCATCGACCTCATCGAGAAGTACCGCTAG